GCAGATCGTCGGCGAAGGCTGGCATGAGCGCACCGGCGAGCCCCACGCCGAGCCCAATGCCCTGCGCGCCGCCGGCGATAAAGCGCGCGGCGCCACGGTGTACGTGACCCTCGAACCTTGCAGCCACCATGGCCGCACACCGCCATGCGCCGATGCGCTGGTGAGTGCTGGCGTGGCGCGGGTGGTGGCCGGGATGCAGGACCCCAATCCGGAAGTCGCCGGGCGCGGCATGCAGCGTCTGGCTCAAGCCGGGATCGAGGTGCGCAGCGGCGTGCTGGAAAGCCAGGCGCGAGCGCTGAACCCGGGCTTTCTAAAGCGTATGGAGCAAGGCCTGCCTTTTGTGCGCGTCAAGCTGGCGATGAGTCTGGACGGTCGCACCGCAATGGCCAGCGGCGAAAGCCAGTGGATCACCGGCCCCGCCGCGCGCGCCGCCGTGCAACGGTTGCGCGCCGAAGCCAGCGTGGTGTTGACCGGTGCCGACACCGTACTGGCCGACGGCGCGCGGCTGACCGTGCGTGCCGCCGAACTGGGCCTCGATGAAGCCACGACCGCCTTGGCCATGTCGCGCCCGCCGCTGCGCGTGCTGATCGACGGCCGCCTGCGGGTACCGCTGAACGCACCGTTCTTCAAGGCCGGGCCGGCACTGGTCATCACCTGTGTGACGCCGGAAAACCAGTTCCCGCGTGGCCCCGAATGCCTCGTAGTGCCGGGCGTCGACGGTCAGGTCGACCTGCGTTCGGCGCTGGTGGCCCTGGCCGCCCGTGGCGTCAACGAGATACTGGTGGAGGCCGGGCCAAGCCTGGCGGGCGCTTTTGCGCAGCAGGGCCTGGTGGACGAATACGTGATATTCGTCGCCGGTAAATTTCTCGGCTCCGCCGCCCGGCCGTTGCTGGACTGGCCGCTTGAGAAACTGGCGGACGCTCCCCAACTCAAGATCACTGATATGCGCGCTGTAGGCGACGACTGGCGAGTCACTGCCATCCCTCTGCCAGCAGCCAGCGTATAATTTCCGGCCTGCGCATCGCGCGGCCCCGTTTTCCAGGAGAAGGCCATGTTCACCGGCATTATCGAATCCATCGGCAGCATCCGCGCCATGACCCCCAAGGGCGGCGACGTTCGGCTGCTGGTTGAAACCGGCAAGCTCGACCTGGGCGACGTCAAGCTGGGCGACAGCATCGCCGTCAGCGGCGTGTGCCTGACCGTCATCGAGTTGCCGGGCAACGGCTTTGCCGCCGACGTCAGCCGGGAAACCCTGGACTGCACGGCGATGAGCGACCTCAAGGCCGGCAGCCCGGTTAACCTGGAAAAAGCCCTCACGCCGACCACCCGCCTGGGCGGCCACCTGGTCAGCGGCCACGTCGACGGCGTTGGCGAAGTAATATCGCGCAGCGAAAACGCGCGGGCGGTGGAATTCCGCATCCGCGCGCCAAAAGAATTGGCCAAGTACATCGCGCACAAAGGCTCGATCACCGTCGACGGCACCAGCCTGACCGTGAACGCCGTCAATGGCGCAGAATTCGCGTTGACCATCATCCCGCACACCCTGAGCGAAACCATCATGGCCGCGTACCAGCCGGGCCGCCGGGTGAATCTGGAAGTGGACTTGCTTGCCCGTTACCTGGAGCGCCTGTTGCTGGGCGAAAAGGCCGCAGAGCCGACTGCCGGGAATATCACTGAAAGTTTTCTGGCCGCTAACGGCTACCTGAAATCCTGACCAAGGGGGTGCCGCGTGGCGCTCAATAGCATCGAAGAACTGGTTGAAGACATCCGCCAAGGCAAGATGGTCATCCTGATGGATGACGAAGACCGCGAGAACGAAGGCGACATCATCATGGCTGCCGAGGCTTGCAAGGCCGAGCACATCAATTTCATGGCCAAGCACGCTCGCGGCCTGATCTGCATGCCTATGAGCCGCGAGCGCTGCGAACTGCTCAAGCTGCCGTTGATGGCGCCGCGCAACGGCTCGGGTTTCGGCACCAAGTTCACCGTATCCATTGAGGCCACCACCGGCGTCACCACCGGCATCTCCGCCGCCGACCGCGCACGCACGGTGCAGGCCGCCGCCGCCAAGGACGCCAAGGCTGAAGACATCGTCAGCCCCGGCCACATCTTCCCGTTGATGGCCCAGCCCGGCGGCACCCTGGCCCGCGCCGGTCACACCGAAGCCGCCTGCGACCTGGCGCGCATGGCCGGGTTCGAGCCCAGCGGTGTGATCTGCGAAGTGATGAACGACGACGGCACCATGGCCCGTCGTGTCGAACTCGAAGCATTTGCCGCCGAGCACAACCTCAAGATCGGCACCATCGCCGACCTGATTCACTATCGAATGATTCACGAACGTACCGTTCAGCGGATTGCCGAGCAGCCGCTGGACAGCGAACTGGGCCAATTCAACCTGGTGACCTACCGTGATTCGGTGGAAGGCGACGTGCATATGGCCCTGACCCTGGGCACCATTTGCGCTGAAGAGCCGACCCTGGTGCGCGTGCACAACATGGACCCGCTGCGCGACCTGTTGATGGTCAAGCAACCCGGCCGCTGGAGCCTGCGCGCCGCCATGGCCGCGGTTTCCGAGGCCGGCAGTGGCGTGGTGCTGTTGCTGGGCAACCCGGTGGATGGCGATGTCCTGCTCGCGCATATCCGCGAAACCGCCGAGCACACCCAGGTGAAAACGCCGACCACCTACAGCATCGTCGGTGCCGGTTCGCAGATCCTGCGTGACCTGGGTGTGCGCAAAATGCGCTTGATGAGCGCACCGATGAAATTTAATGCGATATCCGGTTTCGATCTGGAAGTTGTAGAATATGTGCCCTCCGAATAAAGGCCGGCGATTTCTGCCCCTTGTTCGCGGTTAAATCATCACTGAGGGACGCACATTTCGCGTCCCGGCTCTTTAAGAGATTTGTCGAATGACCCTGAAGACCATCGAAGGTACCTTCATCGCCCCCAAAGGCCGCTATGCCCTGGTGGTTGGCCGCTTCAACAGCTTCGTGGTTGAAAGCCTGGTAAGCGGTGCCGTGGACGCCCTGGTTCGCCACGGTGTGAGCGAGAGCGATATCACGATCATCCGCGCCCCTGGCGCCTTCGAGATTCCGCTGGTTGCGCAAAAAGTCGCCCAACAGGCCGAATACGCCGCCATCATCGCCCTGGGCGCGGTCATTCGGGGCGGCACGCCGCACTTCGAATACGTGGCCGGCGAATGCACCAAGGGCCTGGCCCAGGTGTCCATGGAGTTCGGCGTGCCGGTTGCGTTCGGCGTGCTGACCGTGGACTCCATCGAACAAGCCATCGAGCGCTCCGGCACCAAGGCCGGTAACAAAGGCGCCGAAGCGGCCCTGTCCGCCCTGGAAATGGTCAGCCTGCTGTCGCAGTTGGAGGCCAAGTGATTTCCGACGAGAGCGATCAGTTCAACCCTCAGGACCCACGCCCTGCGGATGCCGGCAAGCCGTCCAAGAGCGAGAAGCGTCGCAAGGCGCGTCAACTCGCGACCCAGGCGCTGTATCAGCGTCACCTGGCAGGCGCTGCGCTGAACGAAATCGAAGCGCAGTTTCGCGTCGATAACGACTTTACCTTCGCCGATCAGAGTTACTTCCACGACATCCTGCACGGCGTTCACGCCAACCTGACCGAGATCGACACGGCCCTCGCACCTTGCCTGGACCTGACGATCGAGGAACTGGACCCGGTTGAACTGTGCGTGATGCGCCTGTCCACCTGGGAACTGCTCAAGCGCGTCGATGTGCCGTACCGCGTGGTGATCAACGAAGGTATCGAGTTGGCGAAAGTCTATGGTTCGACCGACGGTCACAAGTTCGTCAACGGCGTGCTCGACAAATTGGCCCCGCGCCTGCGCGAAGCCGAAGTGAAGGAACACAAGCGCTGATCCGCGCTTGAGTTCTCGATGGGCGAGTTTGAGCTGATCCGCACCTACTTCGCCGCCGCGCCTTGTGCGCAGGGCGGTGAAGGCATAGCCCTGGGGATCGGCGACGACTGCGCCTTGCTGGCGCTGCCCCCTGGGGAGCAACTGGCGATCTCCACCGATACTCTGGTGGCCGGCGTGCATTTTGCCGACCCCTGCGATCCATTCCTGCTCGGCCAGCGCTCGCTGGCCGTGGCGGTGAGCGACCTGGCCGCCATGGGCGCCCACCCGCTCGCCTTTACCCTTGCACTCACCACTCCGACCGTCGATGCCGATTGGCTGCAACGCTATGCCCAGGGTTTGAACGCCATGGCGCAACACTGCGGTGTGGGCCTGGTAGGCGGCGACACCACGCGCGGGCCACTGAGCCTGACCCTCACGGTGTTTGGCCGTGTGCCGGCGGGGCAGGCCCTGACCCGCAGCGGCGCGCAGCCAGGAGACCTGTTATGTGTGGGCGGCGAACTGGGCAACGCCGCTGGCGCTTTGCCGCTGGTGCTGGGCCAACGCAGCGCCGATGCTGGCGTTGCCGAGCCGCTGCTGGCCCATTACTGGTCACCACAACCGCAACTGGCCCTGGGGTTGGCGCTGCGCGGTAAGGCCACGGCTGCGATGGATATCTCCGACGGGTTGTTGGCCGATTGTGGGCATATCGCCAAGGCTTCGGCTGTCAGCCTGCTGATTGAGCGCCAGGCGCTGCCTTTGTCCAAGGCGTTGCTGGCGTTCGTGGGGGACGAGCAGGCGCGGGTGGCCGCCCTGAGTGGGGGCGACGACTACGTGCTGGCCTTCACCCTGCCACCCGCCGAGCTGGCGCCGTTGCTGGCCGGTGGCTGGCCGATTCATGTGATCGGCCGGGTCGAGGCAGGGCAGGGCGTGACGCTGCTTGATGCCGGCGGCCAGGACATCACACCAGCCGTCCGCGGTTACCAGCATTTTCGCGAGACGCCCTGAAGCGGCGTCCTGCGCTACCCTCAATAGCGTAATCCCTGATGCATGGCTCTGTAGGAGGTCGTCCCGATGGATGTACGCCGCTGGCTGCTGACACTGCTGTGCACTGCTGCGACGTTGTTGCAGGCGCAGGACGCTCCGGTGGTGCCCTCCAAGGTCACGCTGGCCAGTGAGGCCTGGGACGGCTACACCAACGCCGATGGCAGCGGCCTGGCGTGGGATGTGATGCGCAAGGTATTCGAACCGGCGGGTTTGCAAGTACAGCCCCGCACCGAGCCCTACACCCGAGCGGTTGGCCTGGCCCAGCGCGGCGAGGTGGATGGCTGGGTCGGTTCTTACCGCGACGAGGTCACCGGCGTGCTGTACCCGCGCTGGCATTACGATTCGGACCCCATCTACGCCCTCGGCCTGGCGACCTCGCCCGCACCGAGCCTGGCCACGCTGGGGCGTTATCGCCTGGCCTGGGTGCATGGCTACAAATACGAGGCATACTTGCCGAATGTGCGACGTTTCAACCAGATACATCGGCGTGACGGCATCCTGCCGATGCTTCAGTACGGCCGGGCTGATTTCTACATTGATGCGCTCACCGAAGCCCGCGAAGTCCTGAGTCAGGCGCAGGACCCGGCCACCTTTCGGCTTACACACCTGACCCAGCTGCCGCTCTACGTGGGTTTTGCCGACAACGAGCGGGGGCGGGACCTGCGGGCAGTGTTTGATCGGCGTATGGATGCGCTGGTGAAGAGCGGCGAACTCAAGCCGATTTTTCAACACTGGAAACAGCCGTATCCGTTCTGACCTGCATAGAACCGAGTGGAAGGCCAATCGAACCGATTGATCTTTATCAGCGAACATTCAGCTTAAGCGTCTGTAGGAACCTGCTGTTACAATGCCGCCTCTGTAAAATCTGAAATCAGGAGCACCCGGTGCCCGTCGTTTTCGTCGCCGCTTCCAAGCTGCCTACCCCTTTTGCCACGTTCACCATGAGCGGCTTTCTTGAAGAAGCCACCGGGCGCGAGCACGTTGTGCTCAGCCTGGGCGACATCGCCGATGGCGAACCCGTGCTCGGCCGCCTGCACTCTGAGTGCCTGACCGGCGATGCGTTGTTCAGCCAGCGCTGCGACTGCGGCTCGCAGCTCGAAGCCGCGCTGCAGGCAATCGCCCGGGAAGGCCGTGGCGTACTGCTGTATCTGCGTCAGGAAGGCCGTGGCATTGGCCTGCTGAACAAAATCCGCGCCTACGAACTGCAGGATGGCGGCGCCGATACCGTGGAAGCCAACGAGCGCCTGGGTTTCGCGGCCGATCAGCGCGATTATGCGATCTGCCTGCCGATGCTTGAGCACCTGGGCGTGAAATCCCTGCGCCTGATGACCAACAACCCGCGCAAGGTCAAAGCCTTGGCCGA
The sequence above is drawn from the Pseudomonas quebecensis genome and encodes:
- the ribD gene encoding bifunctional diaminohydroxyphosphoribosylaminopyrimidine deaminase/5-amino-6-(5-phosphoribosylamino)uracil reductase RibD; the encoded protein is MNPPSAEQAVLDAHYMARALELARKGVYTTHPNPRVGCVIVRDGQIVGEGWHERTGEPHAEPNALRAAGDKARGATVYVTLEPCSHHGRTPPCADALVSAGVARVVAGMQDPNPEVAGRGMQRLAQAGIEVRSGVLESQARALNPGFLKRMEQGLPFVRVKLAMSLDGRTAMASGESQWITGPAARAAVQRLRAEASVVLTGADTVLADGARLTVRAAELGLDEATTALAMSRPPLRVLIDGRLRVPLNAPFFKAGPALVITCVTPENQFPRGPECLVVPGVDGQVDLRSALVALAARGVNEILVEAGPSLAGAFAQQGLVDEYVIFVAGKFLGSAARPLLDWPLEKLADAPQLKITDMRAVGDDWRVTAIPLPAASV
- a CDS encoding riboflavin synthase, with translation MFTGIIESIGSIRAMTPKGGDVRLLVETGKLDLGDVKLGDSIAVSGVCLTVIELPGNGFAADVSRETLDCTAMSDLKAGSPVNLEKALTPTTRLGGHLVSGHVDGVGEVISRSENARAVEFRIRAPKELAKYIAHKGSITVDGTSLTVNAVNGAEFALTIIPHTLSETIMAAYQPGRRVNLEVDLLARYLERLLLGEKAAEPTAGNITESFLAANGYLKS
- the ribBA gene encoding bifunctional 3,4-dihydroxy-2-butanone-4-phosphate synthase/GTP cyclohydrolase II → MALNSIEELVEDIRQGKMVILMDDEDRENEGDIIMAAEACKAEHINFMAKHARGLICMPMSRERCELLKLPLMAPRNGSGFGTKFTVSIEATTGVTTGISAADRARTVQAAAAKDAKAEDIVSPGHIFPLMAQPGGTLARAGHTEAACDLARMAGFEPSGVICEVMNDDGTMARRVELEAFAAEHNLKIGTIADLIHYRMIHERTVQRIAEQPLDSELGQFNLVTYRDSVEGDVHMALTLGTICAEEPTLVRVHNMDPLRDLLMVKQPGRWSLRAAMAAVSEAGSGVVLLLGNPVDGDVLLAHIRETAEHTQVKTPTTYSIVGAGSQILRDLGVRKMRLMSAPMKFNAISGFDLEVVEYVPSE
- the ribH gene encoding 6,7-dimethyl-8-ribityllumazine synthase, with amino-acid sequence MTLKTIEGTFIAPKGRYALVVGRFNSFVVESLVSGAVDALVRHGVSESDITIIRAPGAFEIPLVAQKVAQQAEYAAIIALGAVIRGGTPHFEYVAGECTKGLAQVSMEFGVPVAFGVLTVDSIEQAIERSGTKAGNKGAEAALSALEMVSLLSQLEAK
- the nusB gene encoding transcription antitermination factor NusB, which encodes MISDESDQFNPQDPRPADAGKPSKSEKRRKARQLATQALYQRHLAGAALNEIEAQFRVDNDFTFADQSYFHDILHGVHANLTEIDTALAPCLDLTIEELDPVELCVMRLSTWELLKRVDVPYRVVINEGIELAKVYGSTDGHKFVNGVLDKLAPRLREAEVKEHKR
- the thiL gene encoding thiamine-phosphate kinase, yielding MGEFELIRTYFAAAPCAQGGEGIALGIGDDCALLALPPGEQLAISTDTLVAGVHFADPCDPFLLGQRSLAVAVSDLAAMGAHPLAFTLALTTPTVDADWLQRYAQGLNAMAQHCGVGLVGGDTTRGPLSLTLTVFGRVPAGQALTRSGAQPGDLLCVGGELGNAAGALPLVLGQRSADAGVAEPLLAHYWSPQPQLALGLALRGKATAAMDISDGLLADCGHIAKASAVSLLIERQALPLSKALLAFVGDEQARVAALSGGDDYVLAFTLPPAELAPLLAGGWPIHVIGRVEAGQGVTLLDAGGQDITPAVRGYQHFRETP
- a CDS encoding substrate-binding periplasmic protein, translating into MDVRRWLLTLLCTAATLLQAQDAPVVPSKVTLASEAWDGYTNADGSGLAWDVMRKVFEPAGLQVQPRTEPYTRAVGLAQRGEVDGWVGSYRDEVTGVLYPRWHYDSDPIYALGLATSPAPSLATLGRYRLAWVHGYKYEAYLPNVRRFNQIHRRDGILPMLQYGRADFYIDALTEAREVLSQAQDPATFRLTHLTQLPLYVGFADNERGRDLRAVFDRRMDALVKSGELKPIFQHWKQPYPF
- the ribA gene encoding GTP cyclohydrolase II; this translates as MPVVFVAASKLPTPFATFTMSGFLEEATGREHVVLSLGDIADGEPVLGRLHSECLTGDALFSQRCDCGSQLEAALQAIAREGRGVLLYLRQEGRGIGLLNKIRAYELQDGGADTVEANERLGFAADQRDYAICLPMLEHLGVKSLRLMTNNPRKVKALADMGITVAERVPLHTGHNPHNKLYLATKASKLDHMMGNEHQGEVDRA